The proteins below come from a single Miscanthus floridulus cultivar M001 chromosome 1, ASM1932011v1, whole genome shotgun sequence genomic window:
- the LOC136451279 gene encoding B3 domain-containing protein Os03g0620400-like, which yields MPARFMNQFGGEISESIDIESPDGSVYAVKGTEYMNKTLPQCGWKAFVDAHPIEENDSLLFQHIEKARFKVLIIDPDGCEKVFPCDGIRISSSNIQERDTDCVDVSDRSHDHADKSSRVRKRVSSCQRDCPSQRRKAARITTTSASSSEESGPDSEGTAEYQWSSGFDDDPKTNAAPDYVLSCMSILSDEQEEQVDALIKQIQPETTVFVALMKPGNVKTRGPNLPCTSHTKIKS from the exons ATGCCTGCCAGGTTCATGAACCAATTTGGAGGAGAGATCTCAGAGAGCATCGACATCGAATCCCCTGACGGTAGTGTTTATGCTGTCAAGGGCACGGAGTACATGAACAAGACGCTCCCCCAGTGTGGATGGAAAGCATTTGTCGATGCCCATCCCATAGAAGAGAATGACTCGTTGCTGTTCCAGCACATTGAGAAGGCCCGTTTTAAGGTTCTGATAATCGATCCTGATGGATGTGAGAAAGTCTTTCCCTGCGATGGGATCAGAATCAGTTCTAGTAACATCCAAGAACGAGACACGGATTGTGTTGATGTTTCAGATAGGTCCCATGACCATGCCGACAAATCATCAAGAGTTCGGAAAAGAGTCTCTAGCTGTCAGAGGGATTGTCCAAGTCAACGTAGAAAAGCTGCAAGGATTACCACAACATCAGCCTCTTCGTCTGAGGAATCAG GACCAGATTCTGAGGGCACCGCTGAATATCAATGGTCTTCAGGTTTTGATGATGATCCTAAGACAAATGCGGCGCCTGATTATGTCTTATCATGTATGAGTATTCTATCTGATGAACAAGAGGAGCAAGTAGATGCACTTATCAAGCAAATCCAGCCTGAAACTACTGTATTTGTGGCACTAATGAAGCCCGGCAATGTGAAAACACGAGGCCCTAATCTC CCGTGCACTTCCCACACAAAAATCAAGTCGTGA
- the LOC136512179 gene encoding B3 domain-containing protein Os03g0620500-like: MLMGPWSHFVQDNHVQEGDICIFQPLKTAGVRFTLMVHLIHQSKVGTLLHDEKNGNSPSPAGGTSSSRGKTMRSKANDLKIVHSTDGKAKAEVTTIARVKEEPADPGPSNSKGHWTDDESDDSGGPSEAGLYILSAHAHLADEQRKKVEDIVGSIQCQVPIYVAVMNKSSVAVNGTCVLYFGKQYTSKYLPHGEHTVTLVRNGNSAAWKVKMHAQMFSKGWRDFVRDNRLKLDDICLFQLTKDDIKMLTMTVYIIRHV, translated from the exons ATGTTAATGGGGCCTTGGTCACACTTTGTGCAAGACAACCATGTGCAGGAAGGTGACATCTGCATCTTTCAGCCATTGAAGACTGCTGGCGTAAGGTTCACTCTGATGGTTCATCTGATTCATCAGTCAAAGGTTGGTACATTATTACATGATGAAAAAAATGGAAACAGTCCTAGTCCAGCAGGAGGAACAAGCTCCAGTAGAGGCAAAACAATGAGGTCAAAGGCAAATGATCTTAAGATTGTGCACTCAACTGATGGCAaagcaaaggcggaggtgacgACGATAGCGCGTGTTAAGGAGGAACCTGCCGATCCGGGACCTTCTAATTCCAAAGGTCATTGGACTGATGATGAGTCAGACGATTCTGGTGGACCTTCTGAAGCAGGTCTTTACATTCTGTCAGCCCATGCTCATTTGGCTGATGAGCAGAGGAAGAAAGTTGAAGATATAGTTGGCAGCATTCAGTGTCAAGTTCCCATTTACGTGGCAGTGATGAACAAGTCCAGTGTTGCTGTCAACGGCACCTGCGTCTTA TACTTCGGCAAGCAATACACCAGCAAGTACCTTCCACACGGGGAGCACACCGTGACGCTCGTGAGGAACGGGAATAGCGCAGCATGGAAGGTGAAGATGCATGCGCAGATGTTCAGTAAAGGCTGGCGTGACTTTGTCCGCGACAACCGCCTCAAACTCGACGACATCTGCCTATTCCAGCTGACCAAGGACGACATCAAGATGCTTACAATGACGGTCTATATCATTCGCCATGTCTAA
- the LOC136513054 gene encoding DELTA-urthionin-Uf1a-like, with protein sequence MDKTKSLVIMVLVLGQVLEQRSQLVHANSCCPSRTARRIYNACRVHQGASRETCARFARCRIVQGKCKDPHYIDLQSPYSDSEVANVVLEFCKSGCTSSVCNNIKTDVLKEDANDDEVDRCGEACYECFCTKHVDTATNVS encoded by the exons ATGGATAAGACTAAGAGCTTGGTTATCATGGTGCTTGTCCTGGGTCAAGTTCTGGAGCAGCGGAGCCAACTAGTGCATGCTAACAGCTGCTGCCCCTCCAGGACTGCAAGAAGAATCTACAATGCATGCCGCGTTCATCAGGGCGCTTCCAGGGAAACGTGTGCAAGGTTCGCACGCTGCAGAATTGTTCAGGGGAAATGTAAAGACCCTCATTACATTGACCTGCAGTCCCCCTACTCGGACTCTG AGGTAGCGAATGTTGTGCTTGAATTCTGCAAGTCGGGATGCACATCGTCTGTGTGCAACAACATCAAAACTG ATGTCCTCAAAGAAGATGCTAATGATGATGAAGTGGACCGCTGCGGCGAAGCATGCTACGAATGTTTCTGCACCAAGCACGTTGACACTGCCACGAATGTTTCTTAA
- the LOC136505532 gene encoding uncharacterized protein — MNIVCEVCGDVGYRQLLLCCRDCKRCAVHQYCLDKVVFDSSLIKWFCYECLQRCGEVICISSLEKVSSERPPSHAHFRSPVHQLVTKSVESVRNAGPWRNGKNESFATKYTSLNRNYSSVKKHNKKKSLMKPMGNCTSRKVRIAKVTTHTSAEASRSCETIGTESAQSNHSKNQQVDHENPVALNTEQPCPLIVNSLGKLVDNHQSRLLETTEGLASKLKKVPQSLTAPFKGLEKRENVVLGSNNLGSSCSTADIGNSVLGKSGDKSNRMKDSGANLSSKNTDHDNQTNQHTSDGCKNMEGKSVKAKKTVVDAHKNTFWTVDSLRNDKDKSEAHGDRNRDILNGFTPGGDKEEVTLQLDHRASNELLPRSMATNVPQLPTLQNDVVDTVMPYSPNDGCEELFSCPGIKNISSVRERSVDPINISSSSHDTIEASESSERFRECQKASSCRRWKTVKMAMASSSSEESGEDTVSENESLEYVLACRSYLSKAQKKRVMKLIQEIQPEFTIFISIMRRNNVQPPGPFLGITKEYAIAHFPDKTTNVTLEAPGKSKKWHPKFYKRDESRKNMLMGRWLDFVRDNHVQEGDICLLLPTKDEIRYTFMIYVLHETTHSGGGAGFQRIGPCPGSSSAKMASEIHTEEEPAAGEHVSSESDMQEISHEPLESGDSDDPFEPSYFVPCRNPLSRSQKRILEERVRAIRSEVPICVAVMKNNNIGVAQRWMLELCSRFASVYLPTMGQTILLQCEGKTWEAKMMFHNGRRWFLNGGWPNFARVNGLRVGDMCLFELKTKESKLTMAVHIIRKEQF; from the exons ATG AACATTGTGTGTGAAGTCTGTGGAGATGTTGGTTACAGACAACTTCTGCTATGTTGCAGAGACTGCAAGCGTTGTGCTGTGCACCA ATACTGTTTGGACAAAGTTGTCTTCGATTCATCGTTAATAAAATGGTTCTGTTATGAATGCCTACAAAGGTGTGGTGAAGTTATTTGCATCAGTTCTCTAGAGAAGGTGTCAAGTGAAAGGCCACCAAGTCATGCTCATTTTCGTTCTCCAGTACACCAGCTAGTTACCAAGAGTGTGGAATCAGTAAGGAATGCAGGGCCATGGAGAAATGGAAAAAATGAATCATTTGCGACTAAATATACATCTCTCAACAGAAATTATTCTTCGGTTAAGAAGCACAATAAAAAGAAGTCACTTATGAAACCAATGGGTAACTGCACAAGTAGAAAAGTACGAATTGCTAAAGTTACCACCCATACAAGTGCCGAAGCATCACGCTCTTGTGAAACCATTGGGACAGAATCAGCTCAGAGCAACCACAGCAAGAACCAGCAGGTGGACCATGAAAATCCTGTTGCATTGAACACTGAGCAGCCTTGTCCTTTGATTGTGAATAGCTTGGGTAAATTGGTAGATAATCACCAGTCTCGCCTCTTAGAAACAACAGAAGGGTTGGCTAGCAAATTGAAGAAAGTCCCACAATCACTCACAGCACCATTCAAAGGATTAGAGAAGAGAGAGAATGTGGTTTTAGGATCAAATAATTTAGGGTCATCATGTTCCACAGCTGACATTGGAAACTCAGTTCTTGGAAAAAGTGGAGACAAATCgaatagaatgaaggatagtgGTGCAAACTTGTCTTCCAAAAACACTGATCATGACAATCAGACAAATCAACACACTTCAGATGGCTGCAAGAATATGGAAGGCAAGTCTGTAAAGGCTAAAAAAACTGTGGTTGATGCACATAAAAACACGTTTTGGACAGTGGACTCACTGAGAAATGACAAGGACAAGTCTGAAGCACATGGTGATAGGAACAGGGATATCTTAAATGGCTTCACACCAGGAGGAGACAAGGAAGAGGTCACACTCCAGCTGGATCATAGGGCTAGCAATGAGTTGCTGCCAAGAAGCATGGCCACCAATGTACCACAGCTGCCCACTCTGCAAAACGATGTTGTGGACACAGTCATGCCATATTCACCCAATGATGGTTGTGAGGAATTATTTTCCTGCCCTGGCATAAAAAACATCTCAAGTGTCCGAGAAAGAAGTGTAGATCCCATTAATATTTCAAGCAGTTCTCATGATACCATAGAAGCATCTGAAAGCAGTGAAAGATTCAGGGAATGCCAAAAGGCTAGCTCCTGTCGTCGCTGGAAAACTGTGAAGATGGCTAtggcatcctcatcatctgaggagTCAG GAGAAGACACTGTGTCTGAAAACGAATCTTTGGAGTATGTTTTGGCATGTAGAAGTTATCTATCTAAAGCACAAAAGAAGAGAGTAATGAAGCTTATTCAGGAAATTCAACCTGAATTCACAATTTTTATATCAATAATGCGGAGGAACAATGTGCAACCCCCGGGTCCTTTTCTG GGAATTACCAAGGAATATGCAATTGCACATTTCCCAGATAAAACCACAAATGTCACTCTTGAGGCGCCTGGCAAGAGCAAGAAGTGGCATCCCAAATTCTACAAAAGAGATGAAAGTAGAAAGAACATGCTTATGGGACGGTGGCTAGACTTTGTCCGTGACAATCATGTGCAGGAGGGAGATATCTGCCTCCTTTTACCGACAAAAGATGAGATAAGATACACATTTATGATCTATGTTCTCCATGAAACAACTCATTCTGGAGGTGGGGCTGGCTTTCAAAGGATTGGCCCATGCCCTGGTTCATCTAGTGCAAAGATGGCTTCAGAAATCCATACTGAGGAGGAACCAGCCGCTG GAGAACATGTTTCCTCGGAAAGTGATATGCAAGAAATTTCTCATGAACCTCTGGAGAGCGGAGACTCTGATGATCCATTTGAACCTTCATACTTTGTACCATGCAGGAATCCTCTATCTAGATCCCAAAAGAGAATTCTTGAGGAGCGAGTGCGAGCTATCCGATCTGAAGTTCCCATTTGTGTGGCAGTAATGAAGAACAACAACATTGGTGTCGCTCAGCGTTGGATGCTA GAATTATGTTCACGATTTGCTTCGGTATATCTCCCAACTATGGGTCAAACCATATTGCTCCAGTGCGAGGGGAAGACATGGGAGGCCAAAATGATGTTTCATAATGGTAGAAGGTGGTTTCTTAATGGAGGTTGGCCTAATTTTGCTCGTGTCAATGGCCTGCGCGTAGGTGACATGTGTCTATTCGAACTGAAGACGAAAGAGAGTAAGCTTACCATGGCAGTCCATATCATTCGCAAGGAGCAGTTTTAG
- the LOC136509692 gene encoding B3 domain-containing protein Os03g0619800-like: protein MNIVCEVCGDIGFRQLLLCCRDCKRYAVHQYCLDKVVFDASLIEWFCYECQQRRGEVTCVRSLEQVSSERPLSHAHFGSPVHQLTTKRVESLRDAGPYSPNGGCEELFSCTGIENIPSVRERSVDPINISSISQHDTTEASASSERSTECQKASSYRRGKTLKMAMASSSSEESGEDILSENVSLEYVLAYRCYLSKAQKKRVMELIQEIQPEFTSFISIMRRGNVQPPGPFLGITRDYASAHFPDESTNVTLETPGKSKKWHPKFYKRAESRNYMLIGQWLDFVRDNHVQEGDICLLVPTKDEIRCTFMVYVLHETTHSRGGAGFQMGGPCPGASSAKMASEIHIEEEPTAGEHVSSESDMQEIPHEPLEGGDSDDPFVPPYIVPCKSPLSKSQKRIVEERVRAIQSEIPICVAVMKNNNVGVAQRWMLELGSRYGSVYLPTKGQTIWLQCGGKTWKAKMMFHNGRRWFLNGGWPNFARGNGLRVGDICLFELKKKESKLTMAIHIIRREKF from the exons ATG AACATTGTGTGTGAAGTCTGTGGAGATATTGGTTTCAGACAACTTCTGCTATGTTGCAGAGACTGCAAGCGTTATGCTGTGCACCA ATACTGTTTGGACAAAGTTGTCTTCGATGCATCGCTAATAGAATGGTTCTGTTATGAATGCCAACAAAGGCGTGGTGAAGTTACTTGCGTCAGATCTCTAGAGCAGGTGTCAAGTGAAAGGCCACTGAGTCATGCACATTTTGGTTCTCCAGTACATCAGCTAACTACCAAGAGGGTGGAGTCACTAAGGGATGCAGGGCCATATTCACCCAATGGTGGTTGTGAGGAATTATTTTCCTGCACTGGCATAGAAAACATCCCAAGTGTTCGAGAAAGAAGTGTAGACCCCATTAATATTTCCAGCATTTCTCAACATGATACCACAGAAGCATCTGCAAGCAGTGAAAGATCCACGGAGTGTCAAAAGGCTAGCTCCTATCGCCGCGGGAAAACTTTGAAGATGGCTATGGCGTCCTCATCATCTGAGGAGTCAG GAGAAGACATTCTCTCTGAAAACGTATCCTTGGAATATGTTTTGGCATATAGATGTTATCTATCTAAAGCACAAAAGAAGAGAGTAATGGAGCTTATTCAGGAAATTCAACCTGAATTCACAAGTTTTATATCAATAATGCGGAGGGGCAATGTGCAACCCCCGGGTCCTTTTCTG GGAATTACCAGGGATTATGCAAGTGCACATTTCCCAGATGAAAGCACAAATGTCACTCTTGAGACGCCTGGCAAGAGCAAGAAGTGGCATCCCAAATTCTACAAAAGAGCTGAAAGTAGAAATTACATGCTTATAGGACAGTGGCTAGACTTTGTCCGTGACAATCATGTGCAGGAGGGAGATATCTGCCTCCTTGTACCGACAAAAGATGAGATAAGGTGCACATTTATGGTCTATGTTCTTCATGAAACAACTCATTCTAGAGGTGGGGCTGGCTTTCAAATGGGTGGCCCATGCCCTGGTGCATCTAGTGCAAAGATGGCTTCAGAAATCCATATCGAGGAGGAACCTACCGCTG GAGAACATGTTTCCTCGGAAAGTGATATGCAAGAAATTCCTCATGAACCTCTGGAGGGCGGAGACTCTGATGATCCATTTGTGCCTCCGTACATTGTACCATGCAAGAGTCCTCTATCTAAATCACAGAAGAGAATCGTTGAGGAGCGAGTGCGAGCTATCCAATCTGAAATCCCCATTTGTGTGGCAGTAATGAAGAACAACAACGTTGGTGTTGCTCAACGTTGGATGCTA GAATTAGGTTCACGATATGGTTCGGTATATCTCCCGACTAAAGGGCAAACCATATGGCTCCAGTGCGGGGGGAAGACATGGAAGGCAAAAATGATGTTTCATAATGGTAGAAGGTGGTTTCTTAATGGAGGTTGGCCCAATTTTGCTCGTGGGAATGGCCTGCGTGTCGGCGACATCTGTCTATTCGAACTGAAGAAGAAAGAGAGTAAGCTTACCATGGCAATACATATCATTCGCAGGGAGAAGTTTTAG